One Spinacia oleracea cultivar Varoflay chromosome 4, BTI_SOV_V1, whole genome shotgun sequence DNA segment encodes these proteins:
- the LOC110801024 gene encoding uncharacterized protein: MEIKAPHVEFKLAIAYAGTRDIVLATRRLCEKAKAGLIEPGAIDEALFDQELSTRGTPPPDFCIRTGGQIRLSGYLTWQFANIELYFTDIYGPEFTEDEFLKAIKSRTNKN, from the coding sequence ATGGAAATAAAGGCGCCGCATGTGGAGTTTAAGTTAGCGATAGCTTATGCCGGTACAAGAGATATAGTGCTTGCTACAAGGAGATTGTGTGAGAAGGCCAAGGCTGGCCTAATTGAGCCCGGTGCCATAGACGAGGCCTTGTTTGATCAAGAGCTTTCGACTCGTGGCACTCCTCCCCCAGACTTTTGTATCCGAACCGGTGGTCAAATTCGTCTTAGCGGCTACTTGACATGGCAATTTGCCAATATTGAGTTGTACTTCACTGACATTTATGGGCCAGAGTTTACAGAGGATGAGTTTCTCAAAGCTATAAAGTCCAGAACTAATAAGAATTGA
- the LOC110801008 gene encoding uncharacterized protein codes for MATMKKLARKFTKSLRNSNSHDDNLSLPTVDEDRPIDTQEQEELVRSLEKLHSQQSRLWRSIFAVLMSCYIAFLLFSMYHQAAYPWDLRYHAYFMEDIDSRLIILSDWLAVIACSTAILGLIKSSEHHRQWIWYAVFGGIPLAVFWLYYMLRLPKFRWDIIWLPFGPLSGAGICLYVDHLLHESSEEVRKLRNYMYAYKAS; via the exons ATGGCAACGATGAAGAAATTAGCAAGAAAATTCACCAAATCTCTCCGAAATTCAAATTCCCACGACGAtaatctctctcttcccaccGTCGACGAAGATCGTCCCATCGATACTCAAG AACAAGAAGAATTGGTTCGATCCCTGGAAAAATTACACTCCCAGCAAAGCCGATTATGGAGG AGTATATTTGCGGTGTTGATGTCGTGCTACATTGCATTTCTGCTATTCTCCATGTATCACCAAGCTGCTTACCCTTGGGATTTG CGTTACCATGCTTACTTCATGGAGGACATTGATTCACGGCTTATCATTCTTTCAG ATTGGTTAGCTGTTATCGCGTGTTCAACAGCCATTCTCGGGCTTATAAAGAGTTCAGAGCACCATAGACAGTGGATTTGGTATGCTGTGTTTGGTGGGATACCACTTGCTGTCTTCTGGCTATATTACATGCTTAG ATTACCAAAGTTTCGGTGGGATATCATTTGGCTTCCATTTGGTCCTTTAAG TGGGGCTGGGATATGCCTTTACGTGGATCATTTACTTCATGAATCGTCTGAAGAAGTTCGAAAGCTTAGAAATTACATGTATGCTTACAAAGCGAGCTAA
- the LOC110801023 gene encoding uncharacterized protein: protein MQSLLGRRSSTISSSIFNRVGNAIIASQNGTSTRNGTSTRTYSSQGRASPLEYSSSSVLKVSTDEEYAMAGLRKELMPKHVAIMLDGSRRWSKAQGKPLDYMPVLDTNVRFAEFCLKWGVAIASSGMFFLNNLRRGKEANEFFFSHLERHLELNMEDFVRKNIRVTILGDKTLLPKSLQDIMKQVEEATSSSETKAQVEFKLAICYAGSRDIVLATRRLCEKAKAGLIEPDAVDEALFDQELSTRGTPPPDFCIRTGGHLRLSDCLTWQFANTELYFTDIYGPEFTEDEFLKAMRSYQQRVRNFGK from the exons ATGCAAAGTTTGCTAGGTAGACGTAGTAGTACCATCTCCTCCTCAATATTCAATAGAGTTGGCAATGCCATTATTGCCAGCCAAAATGGTACGAGTACTCGTAATGGTACGAGTACTCGTACGTATAGTAGCCAGGGCCGGGCCTCGCCATTGGAGTACTCATCGTCGTCAGTACTCAAGGTGAGTACTGACGAGGAGTACGCGATGGCGGGTCTTCGAAAGGAGTTGATGCCAAAACATGTGGCAATTATGTTAGATGGAAGTAGGAGGTGGTCTAAGGCTCAGGGGAAACCTCTTGATTACATGCCCGTACTTGACACTAATGTCCGTTTTGCTGAATTTTGTCTCAAATGGGGGGTTGCTATTGCTAGCTCCGGCATGTTTTTTCTTAACAACTTGAGACGAGGCAAA GAAGCCAATGAGTTTTTCTTTTCCCATCTAGAAAGACATCTGGAGTTGAACATGGAGGATTTTGTAAG GAAAAACATAAGAGTGACGATACTTGGAGACAAAACTTTACTCCCAAAATCGTTACAAGACATAATGAAACAAGTGGAAGAGGCAACAAGTAGCTCAGAAACAAAGGCACAAGTCGAGTTTAAGTTAGCAATATGTTACGCAGGTTCAAGAGACATAGTGCTTGCTACAAGGAGGTTGTGTGAGAAGGCCAAGGCCGGGCTAATTGAGCCCGATGCTGTCGACGAGGCCTTGTTTGATCAAGAGCTTTCGACACGTGGCACTCCTCCGCCGGACTTTTGCATCCGAACCGGTGGTCATCTCCGTCTTAGCGACTGTTTGACATGGCAATTTGCCAATACTGAGTTGTACTTCACGGACATATATGGGCCAGAGTTTACAGAAGATGAGTTTCTCAAAGCTATGCGCTCCTATCAGCAAAGGGTTAGAAACTTTGGCAAATAG